A single window of Anser cygnoides isolate HZ-2024a breed goose chromosome 12, Taihu_goose_T2T_genome, whole genome shotgun sequence DNA harbors:
- the CTU2 gene encoding cytoplasmic tRNA 2-thiolation protein 2 isoform X1, whose translation MCEAPGGCGGCAVGSAPGPARRRPAPVCSQPRPCVKCGEGAAAVVIRVGDGFCRACFREYFVHKFRAMLGKNRVIFPGEKVLLALSGGPASSAMLRQVQEGLSRETAKRLRFVPGLVYIDEGAVCGQSPEQREQNLAQMEALLQETGFPYYLASLEQALELPGSVLRRGPGAAGEPCPSYKVAVEGFIQQRRQEAADGDGDTSPAGLSTQHGPGGDLAAPRARLPAAALTAELLRLFEAVETLTAKEELLQMLRSHLILHTARTRGYPKVMTGESCTRVAVKLLTNLALGRGAFLAVDTGFVDGRHGDVTLVRPMREYMAKEIAFYNHFFGVPTVITPPLSTKRREKTSIHRLMESFLLGLQVDFPSTISTVYRTGEKLSAAPAEAGSELQRCLLCLCALDIAGEEELALEPTLVTEETGNGPESRAAFIPLLCYSCRLTFKEMGSPATLPPYVRAEAQHRSCRARMKEQIQEFLLEDDEEEPGAS comes from the exons ATGTGCGAGGCGccgggaggctgcggggggTGCGCGGTGGGATCCGCACCGGGACCGGCGCGGCGCCGTCCTGCCCCGGTGTGCAG CCAGCCGCGGCCGTGCGTGAAGTGCGGGGAGGGCGCCGCCGCCGTCGTCATCCGCGTCGGGGATGGGTTCTGCCG TGCCTGTTTCCGCGAGTACTTCGTGCACAAGTTCCGCGCCATGCTGGGCAAGAACCGCGTCATCTTCCCCGGCGAGAAG GTGCTGCTGGCGCTGTCGGGCGGGCCGGCGTCCAGCGCCATGCTGCGGCAGGTACAGGAG GGGCTGAGCCGCGAGACGGCCAAGAGGTTGCGCTTCGTGCCCGGCCTCGTCTACATCGATG AGGGAGCGGTGTGCGGGCAGAGCCCGGAGCAGCGGGAGCAGAACCTGGCCCAAATGgaggccctgctgcaggagacCGGCTTCCCTTACTACCTGGCCTCGCTGGAGCAG GCCTTGGAGCTGCCTGGCTCGGTCctgcggcgggggccgggggcggccggcgAGCCCTGTCCCTCCTACAAGGTGGCCGTGGAGGGCTTCATCCAGCAGCGGCGGCAGGAGGCGGCCGACGGGGACGGCGACACCTCGCCcgcggggctcagcacccagcacGGACCCGGGGGGGACCTGGCAGCCCCCCGCGCCCGCCTGCCCGCTGCCGCCCTCACGGCGGAGCTGCTGCGGCTCTTCGAGGCGGTGGAGACGCTGACGGCcaaggaggagctgctgcagatgctgcg GAGCCACCTCATCCTGCACACCGCCCGCACGCGGGGCTACCCCAAGGTGATGACGGGCGAGAGCTGCACCCGCGTGGCCGTCAAGCTCCTCACCAACCTGGCGCTGGGCCGTGGCGCCTTCCTCGCCGTGGACACG GGGTTTGTGGACGGCCGCCACGGCGACGTGACGCTGGTGCGGCCCATGCGGGAGTACATGGCCAAGGAGATCGCCTTCTACAACCACTTCTTCGGCGTCCCCACCGTCATCACGCCGCCCCTCAGCACCAAG CGCCGGGAGAAGACCAGCATCCACCGCCTGATGGAGAGCTtcctcctggggctgcaggtAGATTTCCCGTCCACCATCAGCACCGTCTACAG GACAGGTGAGAAGCTGAGCGCGGCTCCCGCCGAGGCAGGCAGCGAGCTCCAgcgctgcctgctctgcctctgcGCCCTGGACATCGCCGGGG AGGAGGAGCTGGCCCTGGAGCCCACGCTGGTCACGGAGGAGACGGGGAACGG GCCCgagagcagagctgccttcatcccactgctgtgctacagctgCCGCCTCACCTTCAAGGAAATG GGCTCCCCCGCCACGCTGCCGCCCTACGTGCGCGCCGAagcccagcacaggagctgcag GGCACGGATGAAGGAGCAGATCCAGGAATTCCTGCTGGAGGACGACGAGGAGGAGCCCGGGGCGAGCtga
- the CTU2 gene encoding cytoplasmic tRNA 2-thiolation protein 2 isoform X2 — translation MCEAPGGCGGCAVGSAPGPARRRPAPVCSACFREYFVHKFRAMLGKNRVIFPGEKVLLALSGGPASSAMLRQVQEGLSRETAKRLRFVPGLVYIDEGAVCGQSPEQREQNLAQMEALLQETGFPYYLASLEQALELPGSVLRRGPGAAGEPCPSYKVAVEGFIQQRRQEAADGDGDTSPAGLSTQHGPGGDLAAPRARLPAAALTAELLRLFEAVETLTAKEELLQMLRSHLILHTARTRGYPKVMTGESCTRVAVKLLTNLALGRGAFLAVDTGFVDGRHGDVTLVRPMREYMAKEIAFYNHFFGVPTVITPPLSTKRREKTSIHRLMESFLLGLQVDFPSTISTVYRTGEKLSAAPAEAGSELQRCLLCLCALDIAGEEELALEPTLVTEETGNGPESRAAFIPLLCYSCRLTFKEMGSPATLPPYVRAEAQHRSCRARMKEQIQEFLLEDDEEEPGAS, via the exons ATGTGCGAGGCGccgggaggctgcggggggTGCGCGGTGGGATCCGCACCGGGACCGGCGCGGCGCCGTCCTGCCCCGGTGTGCAG TGCCTGTTTCCGCGAGTACTTCGTGCACAAGTTCCGCGCCATGCTGGGCAAGAACCGCGTCATCTTCCCCGGCGAGAAG GTGCTGCTGGCGCTGTCGGGCGGGCCGGCGTCCAGCGCCATGCTGCGGCAGGTACAGGAG GGGCTGAGCCGCGAGACGGCCAAGAGGTTGCGCTTCGTGCCCGGCCTCGTCTACATCGATG AGGGAGCGGTGTGCGGGCAGAGCCCGGAGCAGCGGGAGCAGAACCTGGCCCAAATGgaggccctgctgcaggagacCGGCTTCCCTTACTACCTGGCCTCGCTGGAGCAG GCCTTGGAGCTGCCTGGCTCGGTCctgcggcgggggccgggggcggccggcgAGCCCTGTCCCTCCTACAAGGTGGCCGTGGAGGGCTTCATCCAGCAGCGGCGGCAGGAGGCGGCCGACGGGGACGGCGACACCTCGCCcgcggggctcagcacccagcacGGACCCGGGGGGGACCTGGCAGCCCCCCGCGCCCGCCTGCCCGCTGCCGCCCTCACGGCGGAGCTGCTGCGGCTCTTCGAGGCGGTGGAGACGCTGACGGCcaaggaggagctgctgcagatgctgcg GAGCCACCTCATCCTGCACACCGCCCGCACGCGGGGCTACCCCAAGGTGATGACGGGCGAGAGCTGCACCCGCGTGGCCGTCAAGCTCCTCACCAACCTGGCGCTGGGCCGTGGCGCCTTCCTCGCCGTGGACACG GGGTTTGTGGACGGCCGCCACGGCGACGTGACGCTGGTGCGGCCCATGCGGGAGTACATGGCCAAGGAGATCGCCTTCTACAACCACTTCTTCGGCGTCCCCACCGTCATCACGCCGCCCCTCAGCACCAAG CGCCGGGAGAAGACCAGCATCCACCGCCTGATGGAGAGCTtcctcctggggctgcaggtAGATTTCCCGTCCACCATCAGCACCGTCTACAG GACAGGTGAGAAGCTGAGCGCGGCTCCCGCCGAGGCAGGCAGCGAGCTCCAgcgctgcctgctctgcctctgcGCCCTGGACATCGCCGGGG AGGAGGAGCTGGCCCTGGAGCCCACGCTGGTCACGGAGGAGACGGGGAACGG GCCCgagagcagagctgccttcatcccactgctgtgctacagctgCCGCCTCACCTTCAAGGAAATG GGCTCCCCCGCCACGCTGCCGCCCTACGTGCGCGCCGAagcccagcacaggagctgcag GGCACGGATGAAGGAGCAGATCCAGGAATTCCTGCTGGAGGACGACGAGGAGGAGCCCGGGGCGAGCtga
- the RNF166 gene encoding E3 ubiquitin-protein ligase RNF166 isoform X1: protein MFRSLLVAAAQRPPAPPGPPRAPPPPPPPPPPPAPGGPEALEAQFSCPICLEVLRGVPAALPPGAVPALPALPHAVRPQEGGEGLQRGEAALVLQGPLQRLQQKGDPSQNAVSRLVLCEGAGADGQLPQVRPRCPHVPAYPQQYSQSLHVRVPVLRGPEPGPAGAGEALHGEPPQRPQQSGVPGVLGHALGGPQLQERQLPPAPPPQAQVFLRHLRGLQHRRGGSTAGCSGSVSLRELRAAAELLFASDPLSRPFCTLDLPAGEARSSWPPRDPPPLFPLLSGLIPPP, encoded by the exons ATGTTCCGCAGCCTGCTGGTGGCGGCGGCgcagcggcccccggccccccccggccccccccgggccccgccgccgccgccgccgccgcctccccccccggcccccggcggccccgAGGCGCTGGAGGCGCAGTTCAGCTGCCCCATCTGCCTGGAG GTTCTGCGGGgagtgcctgcagccctgcctccaGGTGCCGTCCCCGCTCTGCCCGCTCTGCCGCATGCCGTTCGACCCCAAGAAGGTGGAGAAGGCCTCCAGCGTGGAGAAGCAGCTCTCGTCCTACAAGGCCccctgcagaggctgcagcaaaaAG gTGACCCTAGCCAAAATGCGGTCTCACGTCTCGTCCTGTGCGAAGGTGCAGGAGCAGATGGCCAACTGCCCCAAGTTCGTCCCCGTTGTCCCCACGTCCCAGCCTATCCCCAG CAATATTCCCAATCGCTCCACGTTCGTGTGCCCGTACTGCGGGGCCCGGAACCTGgaccagcaggagctggtgaaGCACTGCATGGAGAACCACCGCAACGACCCCAACAAAGTg GTGTGCCCGGTGTGCTCGGCCATGCCCTGGGGGGACCCCAGCTACAAGAGCGCCAACTtcctccagcacctcctccaCAGGCACAAGTTTTCCTACGACACCTTCGTG GACTACAACATCGACGAGGAGGCAGcactgcaggctgctctggCTCTGTCTCTCTCCGAGAACTGAGGGCTGCTGCGGAGCTTCTCTTCGCTTCGGACCCCCTCTCGCGCCCCTTTTGCACACTCGACCTTCCTGCTGGGGAGGCACGGAGCTCGTGGCCCCCCCGGGACCCACCGcctctcttccctcttctctccGGGCTGATCCCACCTCCGTGA
- the RNF166 gene encoding E3 ubiquitin-protein ligase RNF166 isoform X2 → MFRSLLVAAAQRPPAPPGPPRAPPPPPPPPPPPAPGGPEALEAQFSCPICLEVFHRAVGIAGCGHTFCGECLQPCLQVPSPLCPLCRMPFDPKKVEKASSVEKQLSSYKAPCRGCSKKVTLAKMRSHVSSCAKVQEQMANCPKFVPVVPTSQPIPSNIPNRSTFVCPYCGARNLDQQELVKHCMENHRNDPNKVVCPVCSAMPWGDPSYKSANFLQHLLHRHKFSYDTFVDYNIDEEAALQAALALSLSEN, encoded by the exons ATGTTCCGCAGCCTGCTGGTGGCGGCGGCgcagcggcccccggccccccccggccccccccgggccccgccgccgccgccgccgccgcctccccccccggcccccggcggccccgAGGCGCTGGAGGCGCAGTTCAGCTGCCCCATCTGCCTGGAGGTCTTCCACCGCGCCGTCGGCATCGCGGGATGCGGGCATAC GTTCTGCGGGgagtgcctgcagccctgcctccaGGTGCCGTCCCCGCTCTGCCCGCTCTGCCGCATGCCGTTCGACCCCAAGAAGGTGGAGAAGGCCTCCAGCGTGGAGAAGCAGCTCTCGTCCTACAAGGCCccctgcagaggctgcagcaaaaAG gTGACCCTAGCCAAAATGCGGTCTCACGTCTCGTCCTGTGCGAAGGTGCAGGAGCAGATGGCCAACTGCCCCAAGTTCGTCCCCGTTGTCCCCACGTCCCAGCCTATCCCCAG CAATATTCCCAATCGCTCCACGTTCGTGTGCCCGTACTGCGGGGCCCGGAACCTGgaccagcaggagctggtgaaGCACTGCATGGAGAACCACCGCAACGACCCCAACAAAGTg GTGTGCCCGGTGTGCTCGGCCATGCCCTGGGGGGACCCCAGCTACAAGAGCGCCAACTtcctccagcacctcctccaCAGGCACAAGTTTTCCTACGACACCTTCGTG GACTACAACATCGACGAGGAGGCAGcactgcaggctgctctggCTCTGTCTCTCTCCGAGAACTGA
- the RNF166 gene encoding E3 ubiquitin-protein ligase RNF166 isoform X3: MPFDPKKVEKASSVEKQLSSYKAPCRGCSKKVTLAKMRSHVSSCAKVQEQMANCPKFVPVVPTSQPIPSNIPNRSTFVCPYCGARNLDQQELVKHCMENHRNDPNKVVCPVCSAMPWGDPSYKSANFLQHLLHRHKFSYDTFVDYNIDEEAALQAALALSLSEN, translated from the exons ATGCCGTTCGACCCCAAGAAGGTGGAGAAGGCCTCCAGCGTGGAGAAGCAGCTCTCGTCCTACAAGGCCccctgcagaggctgcagcaaaaAG gTGACCCTAGCCAAAATGCGGTCTCACGTCTCGTCCTGTGCGAAGGTGCAGGAGCAGATGGCCAACTGCCCCAAGTTCGTCCCCGTTGTCCCCACGTCCCAGCCTATCCCCAG CAATATTCCCAATCGCTCCACGTTCGTGTGCCCGTACTGCGGGGCCCGGAACCTGgaccagcaggagctggtgaaGCACTGCATGGAGAACCACCGCAACGACCCCAACAAAGTg GTGTGCCCGGTGTGCTCGGCCATGCCCTGGGGGGACCCCAGCTACAAGAGCGCCAACTtcctccagcacctcctccaCAGGCACAAGTTTTCCTACGACACCTTCGTG GACTACAACATCGACGAGGAGGCAGcactgcaggctgctctggCTCTGTCTCTCTCCGAGAACTGA
- the RNF166 gene encoding E3 ubiquitin-protein ligase RNF166 isoform X4, giving the protein MRSHVSSCAKVQEQMANCPKFVPVVPTSQPIPSNIPNRSTFVCPYCGARNLDQQELVKHCMENHRNDPNKVVCPVCSAMPWGDPSYKSANFLQHLLHRHKFSYDTFVDYNIDEEAALQAALALSLSEN; this is encoded by the exons ATGCGGTCTCACGTCTCGTCCTGTGCGAAGGTGCAGGAGCAGATGGCCAACTGCCCCAAGTTCGTCCCCGTTGTCCCCACGTCCCAGCCTATCCCCAG CAATATTCCCAATCGCTCCACGTTCGTGTGCCCGTACTGCGGGGCCCGGAACCTGgaccagcaggagctggtgaaGCACTGCATGGAGAACCACCGCAACGACCCCAACAAAGTg GTGTGCCCGGTGTGCTCGGCCATGCCCTGGGGGGACCCCAGCTACAAGAGCGCCAACTtcctccagcacctcctccaCAGGCACAAGTTTTCCTACGACACCTTCGTG GACTACAACATCGACGAGGAGGCAGcactgcaggctgctctggCTCTGTCTCTCTCCGAGAACTGA